A single genomic interval of Gossypium raimondii isolate GPD5lz chromosome 11, ASM2569854v1, whole genome shotgun sequence harbors:
- the LOC105761361 gene encoding pentatricopeptide repeat-containing protein At3g14580, mitochondrial-like — MAKRMISRSLLYSIKSSYPQYFPSLFQHPMTTKISSLKSLSFFSSLSSYHQPTHTTSPPLFKLTHKDWLSPTEILKIFDNLKDPNSLISVLAQYSARKDYKPTEPLFTLLINKLAYAQDFDSIENIMEKLKREKACRLSDEFFQHVIKKYGHVGGRIKRAIEILFSMPEYGTWPSVKTFNIVLSLLVSNKLFDVVHEVYGKAPNLGVEIEACTLNILIKGLCENGKLEFAFQLLDEFPKQRCKPNVRTYSTLMHGLCDKGKVDEAFELMGRMETEGIDADAVSFNILISGLRKQGRTDEGVKLLEIMKKKGCYPNAGSYQEVLYGLLDAARFMEAKEIIGRMVFERVNPSFDSYKKLIHGFCKGKMVKEVDWALKQMVRHGFVPKMGMWIQIVDCVFARNKNNTCDCSLLGGIINS, encoded by the coding sequence ATGGCCAAACGCATGATTTCACGTTCCCTTCTTTATTCTATCAAAAGCTCTTACCCCCAATATTTTCCCTCACTTTTTCAACATCCAATGACCACTAAAATCTCATCTCTTAAATCCCTTTCGTTTTTCTCCTCACTTTCCAGCTACCATCAACCAACCCACACCACTTCCCCTCCCCTTTTCAAACTAACCCACAAAGACTGGCTCTCCCCGACCGAAATCCTCAAAATCTTTGACAATCTTAAAGATCCAAACTCTCTCATTTCAGTCCTAGCCCAATACTCAGCTCGCAAGGATTATAAACCAACTGAACCTCTCTTCActttgctcatcaacaagctcGCATATGCCCAGGATTTTGATTCCATTGAAAATATAATGGAAAAGCTCAAACGTGAAAAAGCCTGTCGTTTATCCGATGAATTCTTCCAGCATGTGATTAAAAAGTATGGGCATGTCGGAGGTCGAATCAAAAGGGCAATCGAGATCCTTTTTAGCATGCCAGAATATGGGACTTGGCCTAGTGTTAAAACCTTCAATATCGTATTGAGCTTACTCGTATCGAACAAACTATTTGATGTTGTTCACGAGGTTTATGGGAAAGCTCCCAATTTGGGTGTTGAAATCGAAGCTTGTACTCTGAATATTCTCATTAAAGGGTTGTGTGAAAATGGGAAATTAGAGTTTGCATTCCAACTGCTCGATGAATTTCCTAAACAAAGGTGTAAGCCTAATGTTAGAACTTATTCTACTTTAATGCACGGGTTGTGCGATAAGGGGAAGGTTGATGAAGCTTTTGAGTTGATGGGGAGGATGGAAACGGAAGGAATCGATGCTGATGCTGTTAGCTTTAATATCTTGATCTCAGGTCTTAGGAAACAAGGTAGGACTGATGAAGGTGTGAAGCTGttggaaattatgaaaaagaaagggtGTTATCCCAATGCAGGGTCTTATCAAGAGGTGTTGTACGGTTTGCTTGATGCTGCGAGGTTTATGGAAGCAAAGGAGATTATAGGGAGAATGGTTTTCGAGAGGGTTAATCCTAGTTTTGATTCATACAAGAAGTTGATTCATGGTTTTTGTAAGGGGAAGATGGTAAAGGAAGTTGATTGGGCTTTGAAACAAATGGTACGCCATGGTTTTGTTCCGAAAATGGGAATGTGGATTCAGATTGTTGACTGTGTTTTTGCAAGGAATAAGAACAACACTTGTGATTGCAGTTTACTTGGTGGAATCATCAATAGCTAG
- the LOC128034852 gene encoding putative callose synthase 8, whose product MLSCYFTTIGFYFSSLISVLGIYVFLYGQLYLVLSGLEKALLIEARMKNTESLETALASQSFIQLGLLTGLPMVMEIGLEKGFLTALKDFVLMQLQFAAVFFTFSLGTKTHHFGRTIMYGGAKYIPTGRKVVVFHASFTENYRLYSRSHFVKGFELLLLLVVYDLFRRSYQSSMAYVLITYSVWFMTMTWLFAPFLFNPSGFDWDKIVDDWKGWNKWIKEKGGIGIQQNKSWQSWWNDEQAHLRRSGYGARLFEILLSIRFFLYQYGLVYHLDISQQSKNFLVYMLSWVVILAVFLTVKAVNVGRQLFSARYHLMFRFFKAFLFLSVFAIVITLSVICELSSKDLLVCCLAFLPTGWGLILVAQAVRPITENTGLWQFTEVLAKAYDYGMGSILFSPIAILAWLPIISAFQTRFLFNQAFNRHLQIQPILEGKKKQK is encoded by the exons atGCTATCTTGCTATTTCACAACCATTGGATTTTACTTCAGCAGCCTG ATTTCTGTACTCGGAATTTATGTGTTCCTCTACGGACAACTATACCTTGTTCTTAGTGGACTAGAAAAGGCACTCCTCATTGAGGCTAGAATGAAAAACACTGAATCATTGGAAACTGCTCTTGCTTCTCAATCGTTTATTCAGCTTGGTCTTTTAACTGGCTTACCGATGGTAATGGAGATCGGACTTGAGAAGGGATTTCTTACGGCCCTTAAAGATTTTGTTCTTATGCAACTGCAGTTTGCTGCTGTTTTCTTCACTTTTTCCCTTGGGACAAAAACCCATCATTTTGGTCGGACAATTATGTATGGCGGAGCTAAGTATATACCTACCGGACGTAAGGTTGTGGTGTTTCATGCCAGCTTTACTGAGAACTACAGATTGTATTCACGAAGCCACTTTGTTAAAGGATTTGAACTGTTGCTCCTGTTAGTGGTTTACGATTTGTTCCGGAGGTCCTACCAGAGTAGCATGGCATATGTATTAATCACGTACTCTGTTTGGTTCATGACCATGACTTGGTTATTTGCACCATTTTTGTTTAATCCTTCCGGGTTCGATTGGGACAAGATTGTAGATGATTGGAAAGGCTGGAATAAGTGGATCAAGGAGAAAGGTGGTATTGGGATTCAGCAAAACAAGAGTTGGCAATCTTGGTGGAATGATGAACAAGCTCACCTTCGTCGTTCAGGATATGGTGCTAGATTGTTCGAAATTCTTCTTTCGATTCGGTTTTTCTTGTATCAGTATGGCTTGGTGTATCATCTTGACATCTCCCAACAGAGCAAAAATTTCCTTGTTTATATGCTTTCCTGGGTTGTGATTCTTGCAGTTTTCCTGACGGTCAAG GCAGTGAACGTTGGAAGGCAACTCTTCAGTGCTCGTTACCATCTGATGTTTAGGTTCTTTAAAGCATTCCTCTTCCTAAGTGTTTTCGCCATTGTTATCACTCTCTCAGTCATCTGTGAACTGTCGTCCAAGGATTTACTTGTCTGCTGTCTTGCATTTCTGCCGACTGGATGGGGTCTGATTTTG GTTGCTCAAGCTGTGAGGCCAATTACTGAGAACACCGGACTCTGGCAGTTCACTGAGGTACTAGCTAAGGCATATGATTACGGAATGGGATCGATCCTTTTCTCTCCAATTGCTATATTGGCATGGCTTCCGATCATTTCGGCATTCCAAACTCGATTCCTTTTCAACCAGGCTTTCAATAGGCACCTCCAAATCCAACCAATTCTTGAAGggaagaagaagcaaaaataa